A region from the Phycodurus eques isolate BA_2022a chromosome 12, UOR_Pequ_1.1, whole genome shotgun sequence genome encodes:
- the mettl8 gene encoding mRNA N(3)-methylcytidine methyltransferase METTL8: MHQFRSLYLSTLEKVFSRVSTRLKSTERRPSPPLGSRILTNPDDIFKHNMWDHVQWTDEDKENALLKAVENSKVHIPLREQGKFDTEACHYWDKFYEQHKDKFFKDRKWLLLEFPELLPSDSKSQAGNSESSSFNREVDCRRQQQSSYTLFDCTSRHQHQCQDAELETNEAAMWVSDPGQDASFRILEVGCGVGNSVFPIINNIKENDAFLYCCDFSPCAIQLLKSHPDYDHSLCHAFVHDICEEEGSLPFPPQSLDVILAVFVLSSIHPDRMQGVVNNLSSYLKFGGTFLFRDYGRYDFSQLRFKKGRCLSDNFYARGDGTCVYFFTKDEVHNLFSNAGLEESSES, from the exons ATGCATCAATTTCGGAGCCTCTATTTAAGCACACTGGAAAAAGTCTTCAGCAGAGTATCTACAAGATTGAAGAGCACAGAAAGAAGACCTTCGCCTCCGTTGGGTTCAAGAATTCTCACCAATCCTGATGACATCTTTAAGCACAATATGTG GGATCATGTGCAGTGGACAGACGAGGACAAAGAAAACGCACTGTTAAAAGCTGTTGAAAACTCCAAAGTGCACATTCCGTTAAGGGAACAAG GCAAATTTGATACAGAAGCTTGCCACTACTGGGATAAGTTTTATGAGCAACACAAGGATAAATTCTTCAAAGATCGCAagtggctgcttctggaattcCCAGAACTGCTTCCGTCAGATTCAAAAAGCCAAGCCGGAAATAGCGAGAGCAGCAGCTTCAACAGGGAGGTGGATTGCAGACGTCAGCAACAGAGCAGCTACACACTCTTTGACTGTACCTCAAGACATCAGCACCAATGTCAAGATGCAGAACTGGAAACAAATGAAGCAGCCATGTGGGTTTCTGACCCTGGACAAGACGCCTCTTTCAGGATATTGGAG GTTGGGTGTGGAGTTGGCAACAGTGTATTTCCTATTATTAATAACATCAA GGAAAACGATGCATTTTTATACTGTTGTGACTTCTCTCCGTGTGCTATTCAACTGTTGAAG AGCCATCCCGACTATGACCACTCTTTGTGCCATGCGTTTGTGCATGATATTTGTGAGGAAGAGGGCTCTCTTCCCTTTCCTCCACAGAGTCTGGATGTTATTcttgcagtttttgtgctctCCTCCATTCATCCAGACAG GATGCAAGGAGTTGTCAACAACCTATCCTCCTACCTGAAATTTGGAGGGACTTTCCTCTTTCGTGATTATGGGAGATATGACTTCTCACAACTCCGGTTTAAGAAGG GTCGGTGCTTGTCAGACAATTTCTATGCGCGAGGAGATGGcacgtgtgtttatttttttacaaaag ATGAAGttcataatttattttccaATGCTGGATTGGAGGAAAGTTCAGAATCTTGA
- the dcaf17 gene encoding DDB1- and CUL4-associated factor 17 isoform X3: MMALYWRKRNVNAAEVLSWRGRGIRDGGTLTRLNIKVLRGILLEDNRDFYKVWSKTSKSTIMYENGKIYLDNYLKCYSCIHSKPHALYSLPKRSKIDKFEDTLLCQSPLETTLDSPSDHKPSLLFLTANNWLYRLSDSTGQELEGVFLSSKHKFRYLTWDISQEIFYVKSVQSKATPLARQAGITQNTVIHLAIFQVFPLQIVGMMEVNKQGVLAVSYSKAVKLFSFEHIVQKYLVEKLMLGKASSLLSGKTVGDVPFGIPVNIQITDCPPVLFEVSCSNNGVQIGGFPWHYIHTPPQKCHQGTHHFCSLKDGTMAINGIQNMKCYSLESDVIFFHPDDSGRIIHVGPNTINILKILGELNSGLPSKVVKDFSMATHQPNISTSQVTVTSSGRTVRRRFQRLDDDPDQETFRMVVYEDELDLLAVVVTNGADGEGRAQVRLHDNQSGQLLKTVDLLEKWDETYRHDLVFDKDTIVHIEQKNNNVCCHVYKLKTATR; this comes from the exons ATGATGGCGCTTTACTGGAGAAAAAGGAACGTGAACGCTGCTGAAGTGCTAAGCTGGAGGGGAAGAGGTATCAGAGATGGTGGGACTCTAACTAGGCTCAATATAAAGGTCCTTAGGGGCATCCTTCTAGAA GACAATAGGGATTTCTATAAAGTGTGGAGCAAGACCTCAAAATCCACAATAATGTATGAAAATGGTAAGATCTACCTAGATAACTACCTGAAGTGCTACAGCTG TATTCATTCCAAGCCTCATGCTCTCTACAGTTTGCCTAAACGATCTAAAATCGATAAGTTTGAAGATACCTTGCTGTGTCAGAGCCCACTT GAAACCACATTGGACTCTCCTTCTGATCACAAGCCCagccttttgtttttgacagcCAATAATTGGTTGTATCGCTTATCAGACTCAACGGGACAGGAGTTGGAAGGAGTTTTCCTCTCTTCAAAACACAAGTTCAG gtatctaACCTGGGATATTTCTCAAGagatattttatgttaaatCTGTTCAAAGCAAAGCCACACCCCTAGCACGACAG GCTGGTATCacacagaatacagtgattcaTCTGGCCATATTCCAAGTTTTCCCCTTACAAATTGTGGGCATGATGGAAGTCAACAAACAG GGTGTTCTGGCTGTTTCCTATAGCAAGGCAGTGAAGCTGTTTAGCTTTGagcacattgtgcaaaag TACTTGGTGGAGAAATTAATGCTTGGGAAGGCAAGTTCACTTCTCAGTGGCAAAACAGTGGGAGATGTTCCATTTGGCATCCCGGTAAATATCCAGATTACAG ATTGCCCTCCTGTGCTTTTCGAAGTGTCCTGCTCCAATAATGGTGTGCAGATTGGAGGCTTTCCTTGGCACTACATTCACACACCACCGCAAAAATGTCATCAAGGGACTCACCACTTCTGCTCACTTAAAGACGGCACGatg GCCATAAATGGAATACAGAACATGAAGTGTTACTCTCTAGAGAGTGACGTAATTTTCTTCCATCCTGATGACTCAGGAAGAATCATTCATGTGGGGCCCAACACCATTAA catTCTAAAAATCCTTGGTGAGTTGAACAGTGGATTGCCATCAAAGGTAGTAAAAGATTTCTCAATGGCAACTCATCAGCCCAACATC TCTACCTCGCAAGTCACTGTCACCTCGTCAGGTCGCACAGTGAGGAGAAGATTCCAACGGCTCGATGATGACCCCGATCAAGAG ACATTCCGTATGGTAGTATATGAGGACGAGCTGGACCTTTTGGCAGTGGTGGTCACCAATGGTGCAGACGGGGAGGGAAGGGCTCAGGTCCGGCTACATGACAACCAGAGTGGGCAGTTACTGAAGACTGTTGATCTGTTGGAAAAATGGGATGAG ACTTACAGGCATGATCTGGTATTTGACAAAGACACAATTGTTCATATTgaacaaaagaacaacaatgTCTGCTGCCATGTCTACAAGCTCAAGACTGCCACCAGATAG
- the dcaf17 gene encoding DDB1- and CUL4-associated factor 17 isoform X4 — translation MMALYWRKRNVNAAEVLSWRGRGIRDGGTLTRLNIKVLRGILLEDNRDFYKVWSKTSKSTIMYENGKIYLDNYLKCYSCIHSKPHALYSLPKRSKIDKFEDTLLCQSPLETTLDSPSDHKPSLLFLTANNWLYRLSDSTGQELEGVFLSSKHKFRYLTWDISQEIFYVKSVQSKATPLARQAGITQNTVIHLAIFQVFPLQIVGMMEVNKQYLVEKLMLGKASSLLSGKTVGDVPFGIPVNIQITDCPPVLFEVSCSNNGVQIGGFPWHYIHTPPQKCHQGTHHFCSLKDGTMAINGIQNMKCYSLESDVIFFHPDDSGRIIHVGPNTINILKILGELNSGLPSKVVKDFSMATHQPNISTSQVTVTSSGRTVRRRFQRLDDDPDQETFRMVVYEDELDLLAVVVTNGADGEGRAQVRLHDNQSGQLLKTVDLLEKWDETYRHDLVFDKDTIVHIEQKNNNVCCHVYKLKTATR, via the exons ATGATGGCGCTTTACTGGAGAAAAAGGAACGTGAACGCTGCTGAAGTGCTAAGCTGGAGGGGAAGAGGTATCAGAGATGGTGGGACTCTAACTAGGCTCAATATAAAGGTCCTTAGGGGCATCCTTCTAGAA GACAATAGGGATTTCTATAAAGTGTGGAGCAAGACCTCAAAATCCACAATAATGTATGAAAATGGTAAGATCTACCTAGATAACTACCTGAAGTGCTACAGCTG TATTCATTCCAAGCCTCATGCTCTCTACAGTTTGCCTAAACGATCTAAAATCGATAAGTTTGAAGATACCTTGCTGTGTCAGAGCCCACTT GAAACCACATTGGACTCTCCTTCTGATCACAAGCCCagccttttgtttttgacagcCAATAATTGGTTGTATCGCTTATCAGACTCAACGGGACAGGAGTTGGAAGGAGTTTTCCTCTCTTCAAAACACAAGTTCAG gtatctaACCTGGGATATTTCTCAAGagatattttatgttaaatCTGTTCAAAGCAAAGCCACACCCCTAGCACGACAG GCTGGTATCacacagaatacagtgattcaTCTGGCCATATTCCAAGTTTTCCCCTTACAAATTGTGGGCATGATGGAAGTCAACAAACAG TACTTGGTGGAGAAATTAATGCTTGGGAAGGCAAGTTCACTTCTCAGTGGCAAAACAGTGGGAGATGTTCCATTTGGCATCCCGGTAAATATCCAGATTACAG ATTGCCCTCCTGTGCTTTTCGAAGTGTCCTGCTCCAATAATGGTGTGCAGATTGGAGGCTTTCCTTGGCACTACATTCACACACCACCGCAAAAATGTCATCAAGGGACTCACCACTTCTGCTCACTTAAAGACGGCACGatg GCCATAAATGGAATACAGAACATGAAGTGTTACTCTCTAGAGAGTGACGTAATTTTCTTCCATCCTGATGACTCAGGAAGAATCATTCATGTGGGGCCCAACACCATTAA catTCTAAAAATCCTTGGTGAGTTGAACAGTGGATTGCCATCAAAGGTAGTAAAAGATTTCTCAATGGCAACTCATCAGCCCAACATC TCTACCTCGCAAGTCACTGTCACCTCGTCAGGTCGCACAGTGAGGAGAAGATTCCAACGGCTCGATGATGACCCCGATCAAGAG ACATTCCGTATGGTAGTATATGAGGACGAGCTGGACCTTTTGGCAGTGGTGGTCACCAATGGTGCAGACGGGGAGGGAAGGGCTCAGGTCCGGCTACATGACAACCAGAGTGGGCAGTTACTGAAGACTGTTGATCTGTTGGAAAAATGGGATGAG ACTTACAGGCATGATCTGGTATTTGACAAAGACACAATTGTTCATATTgaacaaaagaacaacaatgTCTGCTGCCATGTCTACAAGCTCAAGACTGCCACCAGATAG
- the dcaf17 gene encoding DDB1- and CUL4-associated factor 17 isoform X1 translates to MMALYWRKRNVNAAEVLSWRGRGIRDGGTLTRLNIKVLRGILLEDNRDFYKVWSKTSKSTIMYENGKIYLDNYLKCYSCIHSKPHALYSLPKRSKIDKFEDTLLCQSPLETTLDSPSDHKPSLLFLTANNWLYRLSDSTGQELEGVFLSSKHKFRYLTWDISQEIFYVKSVQSKATPLARQAGITQNTVIHLAIFQVFPLQIVGMMEVNKQVFGSGFTDVVLSQGVLAVSYSKAVKLFSFEHIVQKYLVEKLMLGKASSLLSGKTVGDVPFGIPVNIQITDCPPVLFEVSCSNNGVQIGGFPWHYIHTPPQKCHQGTHHFCSLKDGTMAINGIQNMKCYSLESDVIFFHPDDSGRIIHVGPNTINILKILGELNSGLPSKVVKDFSMATHQPNISTSQVTVTSSGRTVRRRFQRLDDDPDQETFRMVVYEDELDLLAVVVTNGADGEGRAQVRLHDNQSGQLLKTVDLLEKWDETYRHDLVFDKDTIVHIEQKNNNVCCHVYKLKTATR, encoded by the exons ATGATGGCGCTTTACTGGAGAAAAAGGAACGTGAACGCTGCTGAAGTGCTAAGCTGGAGGGGAAGAGGTATCAGAGATGGTGGGACTCTAACTAGGCTCAATATAAAGGTCCTTAGGGGCATCCTTCTAGAA GACAATAGGGATTTCTATAAAGTGTGGAGCAAGACCTCAAAATCCACAATAATGTATGAAAATGGTAAGATCTACCTAGATAACTACCTGAAGTGCTACAGCTG TATTCATTCCAAGCCTCATGCTCTCTACAGTTTGCCTAAACGATCTAAAATCGATAAGTTTGAAGATACCTTGCTGTGTCAGAGCCCACTT GAAACCACATTGGACTCTCCTTCTGATCACAAGCCCagccttttgtttttgacagcCAATAATTGGTTGTATCGCTTATCAGACTCAACGGGACAGGAGTTGGAAGGAGTTTTCCTCTCTTCAAAACACAAGTTCAG gtatctaACCTGGGATATTTCTCAAGagatattttatgttaaatCTGTTCAAAGCAAAGCCACACCCCTAGCACGACAG GCTGGTATCacacagaatacagtgattcaTCTGGCCATATTCCAAGTTTTCCCCTTACAAATTGTGGGCATGATGGAAGTCAACAAACAG GTATTCGGGAGCGGCTTTACTGATGTTGTTTTATCTCAGGGTGTTCTGGCTGTTTCCTATAGCAAGGCAGTGAAGCTGTTTAGCTTTGagcacattgtgcaaaag TACTTGGTGGAGAAATTAATGCTTGGGAAGGCAAGTTCACTTCTCAGTGGCAAAACAGTGGGAGATGTTCCATTTGGCATCCCGGTAAATATCCAGATTACAG ATTGCCCTCCTGTGCTTTTCGAAGTGTCCTGCTCCAATAATGGTGTGCAGATTGGAGGCTTTCCTTGGCACTACATTCACACACCACCGCAAAAATGTCATCAAGGGACTCACCACTTCTGCTCACTTAAAGACGGCACGatg GCCATAAATGGAATACAGAACATGAAGTGTTACTCTCTAGAGAGTGACGTAATTTTCTTCCATCCTGATGACTCAGGAAGAATCATTCATGTGGGGCCCAACACCATTAA catTCTAAAAATCCTTGGTGAGTTGAACAGTGGATTGCCATCAAAGGTAGTAAAAGATTTCTCAATGGCAACTCATCAGCCCAACATC TCTACCTCGCAAGTCACTGTCACCTCGTCAGGTCGCACAGTGAGGAGAAGATTCCAACGGCTCGATGATGACCCCGATCAAGAG ACATTCCGTATGGTAGTATATGAGGACGAGCTGGACCTTTTGGCAGTGGTGGTCACCAATGGTGCAGACGGGGAGGGAAGGGCTCAGGTCCGGCTACATGACAACCAGAGTGGGCAGTTACTGAAGACTGTTGATCTGTTGGAAAAATGGGATGAG ACTTACAGGCATGATCTGGTATTTGACAAAGACACAATTGTTCATATTgaacaaaagaacaacaatgTCTGCTGCCATGTCTACAAGCTCAAGACTGCCACCAGATAG
- the dcaf17 gene encoding DDB1- and CUL4-associated factor 17 isoform X2, protein MMALYWRKRNVNAAEVLSWRGRGIRDGGTLTRLNIKVLRGILLEDNRDFYKVWSKTSKSTIMYENGKIYLDNYLKCYSCLPKRSKIDKFEDTLLCQSPLETTLDSPSDHKPSLLFLTANNWLYRLSDSTGQELEGVFLSSKHKFRYLTWDISQEIFYVKSVQSKATPLARQAGITQNTVIHLAIFQVFPLQIVGMMEVNKQVFGSGFTDVVLSQGVLAVSYSKAVKLFSFEHIVQKYLVEKLMLGKASSLLSGKTVGDVPFGIPVNIQITDCPPVLFEVSCSNNGVQIGGFPWHYIHTPPQKCHQGTHHFCSLKDGTMAINGIQNMKCYSLESDVIFFHPDDSGRIIHVGPNTINILKILGELNSGLPSKVVKDFSMATHQPNISTSQVTVTSSGRTVRRRFQRLDDDPDQETFRMVVYEDELDLLAVVVTNGADGEGRAQVRLHDNQSGQLLKTVDLLEKWDETYRHDLVFDKDTIVHIEQKNNNVCCHVYKLKTATR, encoded by the exons ATGATGGCGCTTTACTGGAGAAAAAGGAACGTGAACGCTGCTGAAGTGCTAAGCTGGAGGGGAAGAGGTATCAGAGATGGTGGGACTCTAACTAGGCTCAATATAAAGGTCCTTAGGGGCATCCTTCTAGAA GACAATAGGGATTTCTATAAAGTGTGGAGCAAGACCTCAAAATCCACAATAATGTATGAAAATGGTAAGATCTACCTAGATAACTACCTGAAGTGCTACAGCTG TTTGCCTAAACGATCTAAAATCGATAAGTTTGAAGATACCTTGCTGTGTCAGAGCCCACTT GAAACCACATTGGACTCTCCTTCTGATCACAAGCCCagccttttgtttttgacagcCAATAATTGGTTGTATCGCTTATCAGACTCAACGGGACAGGAGTTGGAAGGAGTTTTCCTCTCTTCAAAACACAAGTTCAG gtatctaACCTGGGATATTTCTCAAGagatattttatgttaaatCTGTTCAAAGCAAAGCCACACCCCTAGCACGACAG GCTGGTATCacacagaatacagtgattcaTCTGGCCATATTCCAAGTTTTCCCCTTACAAATTGTGGGCATGATGGAAGTCAACAAACAG GTATTCGGGAGCGGCTTTACTGATGTTGTTTTATCTCAGGGTGTTCTGGCTGTTTCCTATAGCAAGGCAGTGAAGCTGTTTAGCTTTGagcacattgtgcaaaag TACTTGGTGGAGAAATTAATGCTTGGGAAGGCAAGTTCACTTCTCAGTGGCAAAACAGTGGGAGATGTTCCATTTGGCATCCCGGTAAATATCCAGATTACAG ATTGCCCTCCTGTGCTTTTCGAAGTGTCCTGCTCCAATAATGGTGTGCAGATTGGAGGCTTTCCTTGGCACTACATTCACACACCACCGCAAAAATGTCATCAAGGGACTCACCACTTCTGCTCACTTAAAGACGGCACGatg GCCATAAATGGAATACAGAACATGAAGTGTTACTCTCTAGAGAGTGACGTAATTTTCTTCCATCCTGATGACTCAGGAAGAATCATTCATGTGGGGCCCAACACCATTAA catTCTAAAAATCCTTGGTGAGTTGAACAGTGGATTGCCATCAAAGGTAGTAAAAGATTTCTCAATGGCAACTCATCAGCCCAACATC TCTACCTCGCAAGTCACTGTCACCTCGTCAGGTCGCACAGTGAGGAGAAGATTCCAACGGCTCGATGATGACCCCGATCAAGAG ACATTCCGTATGGTAGTATATGAGGACGAGCTGGACCTTTTGGCAGTGGTGGTCACCAATGGTGCAGACGGGGAGGGAAGGGCTCAGGTCCGGCTACATGACAACCAGAGTGGGCAGTTACTGAAGACTGTTGATCTGTTGGAAAAATGGGATGAG ACTTACAGGCATGATCTGGTATTTGACAAAGACACAATTGTTCATATTgaacaaaagaacaacaatgTCTGCTGCCATGTCTACAAGCTCAAGACTGCCACCAGATAG